In Patescibacteria group bacterium, the sequence CGAATTAGTTAAACAGCCTTAATGGATAAAGAACTCGAGCTCAATAAAAAACATTTTGTTACTCTGATATCGTTAGTAGTCGGGTTGGTGGCAATCGGCATACTGGGTTATATGGTGATCGAGAAATGGAGCTTTTTGGAAGCCTTGTACATGGTGGTAATTACTTTAGCCACCGTTGGCTATAAAGAGATCCATCCTTTAAGCACAGCCGGAACGATCTTTACTATTCTCCTGATTGTCTTTGGTATAGTTACCCTATACTATGTAGTTAGGGTGGTAGGGGAATATGTCTTGATGAGCCGGTTTGACGAAAAATATAAACTTAAGCAAATGAAAGCACAAATTCAAAGCTTGGTCGGACATCACATCGTATGCGGTTATGGCCGGGTGGGCAGTAAAGTTGCCCGCGAGTTGGCCAAAGAGAATACGCCGGTAGTGGTGGTGGAAGGTGATCCCGAAATGGCTGCCATTTGCCGTCAGCAAGGTTTTCTCTGTGTAGAAGGAGATGCTACCACCGAAGCCGCTTTGCTGGAAGCCGGTTTGATGAATGCCAAAGCGCTGATCTCTGCCTTAGGAAAAGATAGCGACAATATTTTGGTAGTCATTACCGCCAGAACTTTACAGAGCAACGTTTTTATCGTGGCGAAAGCCAATCATGACGAAGCGGTAGACAAGTTACTCCGCGTGGGCGCTAACCGGGCAGTTTCGCCTTATCAAATTAGCGCTTTTCGGATGGCGACTTTCTCTCTGCATCCGGGAGTGGCTGATTTTGTCGATAATGTGTTTGATCTCAAAAATAGCGAAATCCAAATCACGGATATGACAGTCGGCTCTGCATCGCAGCTGGTCGGACGTCCTCTAGAAGCCTTTT encodes:
- a CDS encoding potassium channel protein, translated to MDKELELNKKHFVTLISLVVGLVAIGILGYMVIEKWSFLEALYMVVITLATVGYKEIHPLSTAGTIFTILLIVFGIVTLYYVVRVVGEYVLMSRFDEKYKLKQMKAQIQSLVGHHIVCGYGRVGSKVARELAKENTPVVVVEGDPEMAAICRQQGFLCVEGDATTEAALLEAGLMNAKALISALGKDSDNILVVITARTLQSNVFIVAKANHDEAVDKLLRVGANRAVSPYQISAFRMATFSLHPGVADFVDNVFDLKNSEIQITDMTVGSASQLVGRPLEAFLANRKSGVSVLVINRQDGHAIINPLGDTVIQTGDRLILMGIRANLEAVEKLIH